The DNA window CAACAAGGTATGGACGAGATGCGATCGtacttggaggaaaaaaagtaaacttgTTGTATtgagttgttattttttggggaataCGAAGTGGTTACCCTTCACTGACCAAtctctcctccccctcccctaccCACCCACCAGGCAGTGCAGGGCACAGGCCTGGCGTTCATCGCCTTCACGGAGGCCATGACGCACTTCCCGGCCTCTCCCTTCTGGTCGGTCATGTTCTTCCTCATGCTGATTAATTTGGGCTTGGGCAGCATGTTCGGCACCATCGAGGGCATCCTCACGCCGCTCATCGACACCTTCAAAGTGCGCAAGGAACTCTTGACGGGTCAGCCAAACTCATGATTATGTCGCTTGGGAGTTGGGAAAGCCGTTCCTAATATTGTGACTgaccccctccctcccgccaGTGGGCTGCTGCGTGCTGGCTTTCTCCCTCGGGCTGGTGTTCGTGCAGCGCTCGGGCAACTACTATGTTACCATGTTTGACGACTACTCGGCCACGCTGCCGCTGCTCATCGTGGTCATCCTGGAGAACTTGGCCGTCGCTTGGTTCTACGGCATCGACAAGTACGGCCTTCGCTACttcagatgatttttttttcgaacCACTCAAAAACCGTGCAGAAAACTTATATTTATCCGACTAGGGTGAGCTCACCTGTGTTGTGATTCCATCAGGTTCTTTGAGGACCTGAAGGACATGCTGGGCTTCAGGCCGTACCGCTTTTACTACTACATGTGGAAGTTCATCACGCCCATCCTGCTGCTGGTTCTGCTATGCTCCAGCTTTGTCCAGCTCATCAAGACGCCGCCCAGTTACAGTGCCTGGATACAGGAGCAGGTCGGTCACACGTGTGCGTGCAGTATTTATGGGGAATACTGTACCTGGTTCCTCAATGCTTGTTCTTCCTCTGTATCGATCGACCCTAACAGGCCCAGGAGAAGCTGGTGGGCTTCCCTCCATGGGGCGTGGCGGTGTGTATCTccctggtggtggtggccaTACTGCCCGTGCCGGTGGTCTTCGCGCTGCGCTACTTCAGCGTGATCGACGACGGCGCCGGCGGCATCTCGGCCGTGTCCTACAAGAAGGGCCGCATCATCAAGGAGAGCAGCGTGCCCGGCGAAGGCGACGACGCCAGCCTCCTTCACGCCAAGACCACGCCCAGCGAGGTGCCGTCGCCCATGCTCGCCAACGGCATCTACCGCAAGCAGAGCGCCGGCGGGGGTCCCGAGGCGGACGCCGCGCCCAACGGTCGCTACGGCATCGGCTACCTGATGGCCGACGTGCCGGACATGCCCGAGTCGGACTTGTAGTGCGGCCCCCGTTCTTCCCGTCTAGTCCTCCATGTGTGTACCGCATAGTCTTTGTAAAACAGCCTAGCTGCTTTATTTCTtatcttttcttctttgtcgTCTCTGAAccttaacattttaaaacaacaaatcctAGGCAGGGAATATACACTCACAGGTCACTTCATTAGGCACACCATAGCAGAAGTCACTTGACACCATCCCgcctctaaaaataaaaatgttcaggGTTCATTTCTATTAGACAGGCATCCAATCGAAGGGGTTTCttgaaatgccttttttttaaggtcTGAATGAGTGCGATCTGCCATTATTTTATCAattcaatgaaatgaaatatttgctttattggtttttaaaaatgaatttaatgcTCTTGCTGGCCAAATCGGGTCAAGGATCGCCAAACTCCAAATTAACGTTTACTAGAAACgtttaaactaaaaaaaaaaatcaccttaACCCCCCTCAACCGATGCAAGATATGAAAACTACCCCAAAAGAAATTTcccggtgtacctaatgttgtgtctGACGATCGTGTGACTGTTGCcatccccctcccctcccgcaCTTAGTCCATCTTTGGATCACTCGTCCGTGCTACTGAATACAAAAGTGTGAGCAATAAGGTGGACGTGCCACCGAGCCTACATGAGAAAGTAAGAATGTGTGTGCGAGAGAACGTGTACATTCAAAAAGTTCCACGATTGGGTTGAGGCTAACGAGTGCCTACATCGTCATTTATAGAATACGCCATGTTTGTATAGTTTCAGTATTCTGTATAtatcatataaatatatttatctgCGTTATTTGGATAAATGTAATTAAGGTTCAGTCATCAAATCGTCATTATTaacgtcattgtttttttttaactaatgTGTTCATGAGGACCGAGTCCTTGTCTTTGTAAATAGTTTGTTCTGTCCATCAAATGGCTTGAAAACATACAGCaaagaaatgtcttttttccccttcctctTCTTCGACATTAAAATCTGACCCAAAAACACGAGTCAAAGTCTTGATTGATTTTCCATGCCGACTATAAGCCTGAAGGTTTAAACCAGgaagcaaaaatgtcataatGAGAacattaaaatttcaaatagtttattttaacatttaagTTATTCTTACCCTTGCGTGTAATGTAAACCACAGATAGGAAccattataataaataattgtgcagTGTCAATCATTTGAGTGATGATCACATGACTTGAAATTAGCATCgtgtgtattttcttttttttttttttaaatgtaattgttGCTCATGGGCCCTGATGTATAATATTTGTGTCCCTTTAAAATCAATCTCATCTTCATTTTCTCCAACATGACTCTTCGATCTTTTGGAATTTAAggttcctttttctttcaagaGCTCACTGAGGTCAAACTTAATCCCTTTCCCACCAACGTTctggaaaatgagaaaaaaagttctaTTTAgatattttgtaatattacATTGAGAAGATTTATAtgcacgtgtgtgtatataaaatAAGTCAACCTTTGCGTTCAGTCATGGCTGTGCAGCTGTTCTCTCATCCTGGCCGCAATGTTTTCTCTCCTCTCAAGGTGTTTCTTCAAATCTTTAACTTCGGAGGGCATCGTGCTGTTCCACACCATCAGCACCGACTGGGCGTCTGAGAGCGTACGGAACAAGCACGCTTAGCAAGACTCCATCCACACTGAACTCTTGACAATGCATTCTCACCCCACTCGCTCTTGTCCTGCGGGAGTCTTCTGCCCAACACCAGCACCACATTCTTCCAGTTTTGTATCTCTGAGAAAGCCGAATTTCAATAACGGGAGAGATCACAATCATCATTTCTTGTAGAAATCGTATGAACGCTTAAAGATTTGAATGTGAGACTTCAAATTGAATGTACTCATAAATAATATCCACCTATGAATGCCGAGGCGATGCATCGTAGCGAGTGGCATCTTGGTGGGATGACCCGTAACGTGTGGTGCTTGTTACCCAAGTCCAGAAGTAGCAGGTGGCCCCCTCGGGTGCCCACCCAAAGCGTGGCAGTGCTCTGCCCGACCAGCAGGGACTTGACCTCCGCCCACCGGGCCCAAGACGGGGAGCCGTCGGCGGGCTCAACCGCCTCGCCCCCTCCGTCGGAACCGCGTCTACGAGGAGGTTGATTTTAAGTTAGGACCGAGAAAGTGAGCATGGCGGTTCTTGTTTGCTTGACCTTATCATTTGCGCGCAGTCAATGCAGTCCATCATACGCTCGCTCCTCTTGTCCCAAACCTCCACGGTGGCCATGCCGGCTTTGCTGAGGTACACGTATTTATCCACCGCCATCCGCCACACGCTGGCCTCGCCTCTGGGCTGATGCCTACGGAACCAAAGTTCTGTTACACAAGACGGTTTTGAGTAAAGTATTCCAGTCGGCGCGTCAACTTGAATTGGATTTACGGGAGCGTTACGGCGTTGCGGGTGTCCATGTTCCGGCTCACGCCGTAGTCGGCGCCGAATGACAGGATCCTGGTACCGCAGCCGGCCCAAACGCAGCGACCGTCCAGAGAGTACGACGACGAGCATAAGCACACCACGGGAGTGTTGACGGTGCCCAGGACCAGCGACTTCACCGGCTGACCAAACTCCTGATGATGCAAGAAAAGCgttgcagataaaaaaaagataaaaatgattttatgcTCGAACCTTGAGAGCAGAATCTTCGTAAATGGTGAGGAGGCCGTCAGCCGTGCCAACCAGCAAGtagttttttctttgcctaaaaaaaatgcagattgTAGATTATCAAAGAGGGTCGTGAATTTAAAATCCGTTTTGTGGCAACTCACAGGCGTGGAGGATTGACGTGAAAGTAGAGCGAGGTGACGGCGTCAGTGACGTTATTCAAGCGGTACCACGTGGACGCGTTCTCGCCGCTGAGAACTACCAGCGAACCCGACTGCGTGCCGGCCACCAGCCAATCGGAAGTCTCGCCGGGGATCTGGACCGTCACCAGGCATAAAACGGGACTGCTGTCGATCTCCTGAATGGACAAGTTTCAGAAGATTTGTCATACATCGTGATGAGCTCCACTTCCTGTGGTTATCGTCACAGTTTTAGAGACCGCCGTcacttgtgtgcgtgtttgagTACCTGTGTGGTGACCTGGTTGCCGCCCAGGTCCACTGAGGTGACGGTTCCTGTCCTCTGTGTGCTGCTCCCCCCTCCCAGCCAGGCAGTGGCACCGCTCACCGTTACGCACTCGGCATGCACATGCCTGGCCAGCGGCATCTCTCTCATCAGACACAACATTTCGCCCGAGTTGAGCCGGGCGAAAACCTGACCGCAACACAAATGTAATCATCGGCTAACTATTACCCGAGCATAGTGGgggatttaaatttttttaaagatgttcTCACCTGAGCAGATGTGGGTCGATCATGAGGATTAACCTTCAGGCAATCCTTCATCAGAGCCTGGAAGTCAGGCCAAGGGGTGCAGCCGTAGTGCTTCACCGGatctacataaaaaaataaataataataatttatgcTGTTATGCACACATCTGgaatgataaataataataataataataataataataataattttcatcttgaaacatttatttaataataataataataatattttttttatcttgaaatATTTAGCTGAGAAATTTGGAGGAACTGAAGAAAAGATCCATTTGAATTATTGACGTGCTTCAAATTGTCAGTTTGTTGTTTACCCGGTAGCTTTCCCTGCACGGCCACCTCGTCAAACTCGCTGGGGAACTTGACGCCGTCACAGATGCGCTCGCCGCCCGTCAGCAGGTCGTAGAGAAGGAGCCCGAACGAAAAGACGTCAGCCTGCTGGTTGTACGTCACGTTCCCTCTGGTGACTTCGGGTGCGCGGAAACCTGCACGACAGTGAGGTCTTGCAGTCAAGCTGTTGGAAACCATCAGGTGGTCGGCCAACGATCTAACCTGGCGTGCCCTCCGAGCTGCGGACGCCCATGCTGCAGCAGTACTGAGCGATGCCGTAGTCGGTGATCTTGGCGATGACGTCGGCGTCCGTCTTGAGGTTGAACAGGAGCACGTTGTGAGGCTTCAGGTCGCGGTAGATGATCATGGCCGAGTGGAGGTACCTGACGGAACATAGCGGACCGCCTCGCAACATAAACTCACTGAAAATCTGTACTTGCGGCAAAATTtccattcaattcaattttcgCAACATGGTCGCTTACCGTAGTCCATCGGCCACGTGCAGAGCGATCCTGTGCCTGAGCTTCCTGTTCAGGCTTCCTTTCTTGTGCTGGAACAGGGAGTCGAGGGAGCCCCGCATGGCCAGCTCCATCACCAGGATGTGCGGAGACGAGCCGGCCGCCAGCAAGCCCACCAGGCTGGGGTGGCGCAAGCGACCCAACACCACCAGCTCCTGGAGACCAATTCTATTGGAGGATGTTCCGATGGAGGTCGAACCTTGGGGCGCTTACCTGTCTAAGGAGTCTGTAGATGTAAAGTTCTGAGGCGTGCTTGTTGAATAACTTGACAGCCACTTCTTCATTCTTGTAGATGCCTCGGTAGACCGTGCCAAAGCCGCCGTCGCCTGTTGGTTGAACACATGCGCTTACTGAACAGTCCATGCAATTCCCATATTATATATCTCATTTTTCACCAAGGAGGTTGGCTTTGGAGAGGTCCACGTGCAGCTCGTCGCTGTCCAAGGTAGTCCCAGCCGGCTGATCGCTCAGGACCACGTCCGGAGCGACCTGAGAGATGGGAATGGTGCAGTGAGGGTCTTCGGGGTTCACCAGAAGAAAGTCTGAAAAGATAGATAGGTatttcttacatttttttatgaagatGTATTAACGCGGTGAGGTCTCACCCTGGTCGAAATGTGCAAAGAGGTCTTCTAGCAGCATCTTGCTCCACTCGTGACCGTCCTGGAAGCTGTAGAGAGCCCACTTCTTCAGGAGAGCCTCCCCGCTGCCGTGCACGTCGGTGCTCAGCAGGCCCGGGAACCACTCCTCCAGCAGGGAGTCCACCTGGTCCACCACCTGGCCCAGGAGCACCCGTCCTGGCGGGAAGTAAAACAAGGACAACCGCAATCAGATTAATCAGAATCAAAATCCCTAGTTTGTAATCAATATTGGAAAGAGAGGACAACAGCGCCATCTGCTGGTCGGAATACCACAAACTGTTGCTGGACAAGGAAAGGCTTTTGTgagctcaaaaaaaaaaatctcctcgGATACCTTTCCGCGAGCAGGGCACGGTGATCCGGAGCACGCTGGAGACATCTTCCCGCGCCGCCTCCACCAGGCAGTAGACCTCAATCGACCAGCTTAGGTGCACGCCTCGATTCCAGCACACTTTTTCAGGCGGGCGCGCTTTCTCTGTgtaaacgcacacacatcaaTGACTCCGAGGTGCGGCGAGACGTGATCGGCGAACGCTCGCTACCTCTGCCGTAGAGCAAATAAGCCGAGACCTCCAGCAAGCGGACGATCTGTCTCGACCAGAAGTCGGCCGGGAAGTACGGCATCTCGTACTCTCGAACGATCAACTCCGAGTTCTCGCAGTGAGGTAGCTCAATGCTCGGCTTGTCTTTTGCTAAACTGGAGGTGCGTTCAATCATATAAAAAGGTATCCAtaacatttttctattttagttTTTGCATTCAATTTTGTTTGTACCTGCTGGGCACAAGCAGCTGATCTTGTCCAAAGGGCAGCGCGATCAGGAACTTCTCCAGAAGTTTCAAGTAGTGCACAGCACGACTGGCGGGGAAACATTTGGTCTCGAGCAGAAAGTTTTCCATTGCTGATCGCTGAAGCACTCCTTGACGAtgcttccatccatccttcagGGTCAGTTTCTGCAAATAATAGTTGATAATTCTCCATTTAAAAGCacttaagttttttttctccagtggTCTTCATTTAATCACGAAAGAAAATTGTGACAAACCTGCGAGAGGACGTTGCAGAGCCACTGTGGATCGATGAAGTAGAGCTCCTGAAGCTGGAGCGTGGGATCGTCAAAGTGCAGTAAGACCCCTTGAAgacgcaaaaaaataaataaagcatttattaaaaaaatcaatgtggCACTTGAGCACACTCATGCGGATGTGTCACAACCTACAAAACCGAAACCGCTAATGTGCTAATTATTAGCAGCCTAACACTGACCAGCTTGGCTGAGGAAATGGATGGCGTGGGgaagctccgcctcctccagTGGCAGCTGACTCTCCTGGATGAGGTCCAGCAGCTGCTGTCGCATTAGGACGGGGAACTCCTTCGGAACCCTGTTCCTCTCCTGGAGAAGCCTGCGCTCCAGCTCCACGTAGCTGTCGGGAACCAGCTGGCCCATCACGGGCTGACCCTGGATCTGCGGGTCGAAAAGGGGTGAGGAGAGATGATTCTGACGGAATGAAGTGGAGCTACCTTGAAGTCGGTGGCCTCCTTAGCGATGGCCTTGCGCAGTCGGACGAGGGTGTCCGAGTCTTCGCAGGCCGACACGGTGAAGTAGTCCTGGATGGTGGGGAAGCCCTGATGCTTGAGCAGCTCCTCGCGGATTTTGTTGAAGCAGGCTTGGAAGGCCACGTCGTCACTCACGTCTATGTGCGTTCCCACCAGGATGACCGGGGAGAGAGGCGCCACCGCCTTCGACAAGGAAGTGAAGCATTTCAATTGATCATCTGGCATCCACGGCCTGTTGTCGTGGCAACCTTGATGTTGAAGAGCCAGGGCTTGAGCGCATCCAGCTGCTGGGCTCCTCTGCTCAAGTCGTGGACCACCAGGTAGAGCGctctggaggagaggaaatgAGCCTGCGAGCCGCACACCTCATCGCCACCTGAGACGTTTGgatttgatttggttcccGAGTCTTAATTCACCTGAAAATAACGTGTGACTCCGCGCACCTGAGAAATCCCAGACATTCAGCACCATCTTCTTCTTGTCCCGTTCCCTGATGGTCCAGTCGCGTACGTCCACGCTGGCCCCGGCCGTCCGTTTGAAGGAGGACTGTTGCGAACGCTTGATCTTCATCAGCTTATGGATCAGGCTACTCTTCCCGCTGCCGGCATTCCCCACCACAATGAGCTTCATCCGGTAATACGGAACGGCCTTCTTGAGACGCTGCTGGAGAAACCTGAGCGAGGGAGAGCAACGTTCttaaattgtaaaatgaaagaaataataCAGGTCCATATTCTATTCTACCTGACGATGTCCTTGGTTTTGCTTCCGATCAGTTTGAGGTCCATCTGGAGTCGCAGGCCGTCCAGCGGGAGGTCCCACAGTCGGCCCAGCCTGCCCATCTCGTCGGGAAAGGAGCGTAGGCCGGAGTTGCGACTCACGTCCAATGAAGTGAGACCCTCCAGCAGACCGACCTGTGGTGGGATCTAACATTCCAATGTAGCAAAAATCAGCATTTCTGGATGGCCTGGTTCTATTACTGTAGCTCCCCAACATTCATCTCACCTCAACGAGATTGTTGTCACTCAAGTGCAGCTTCTCCAGTCGGGTCCACTTGTGGACGGGCCCGCTTAAATCCAGCTCGCCGATGAGGTTGTGGCTGAACATCAACTCGCGTAGGTTACTGGACACCCACGAGCCCGGGCCCGGTAATACCGCAATCTGATTGGTCCTCATGTCCACCGATCTCAAGCTggggataaaaataaaataaaaaatatatataaatacagtatatttaatataatgATCATAGGTTACTTTGATAATGTTTATAAtccgggggaaaaaataaaatgatgcaacggttaaatataaacaaattaaatataaacaaattaaatgacaaaaatacatttttgtggtTGACTCACGTAGGTAGGCGGAGGATGGCATCGGAAACGCCAGCGAAATTGTTGTTGGCAAGTTTCAGTGTAATGAGCTTTGGCGGCAGCTGTTCCAAGAAACCTGCAGATGATAATTAtctgttaaaaagaaaaacaattccatCTACAGTAAGTGCCACACCTATTTTGTTGGAGGAGGCGTTGAAAATTTCTAGCTTTGGGCAGCCTGTCAAGAAGCTGGATGAGATGTTGGTCACGCCGTTCTTGCTCACGTCCAGCAGTTTGAGCTCGGGGAGGTTCGACGGGGGCACGGAGAGCTCGGTCACGTTGTTCCTGAAGATCGGCGGTGGAAATGGTTTGGACATCCGAGAAGCTTTTTAGCGCCACTTTGCCGGGTTCCTACCCTTCCATGAGAAGCTCCTCCAGGTGCTCGGCAGCGCGGCCTATCTGGTGCGGGAAGGTCGTCAGCTTGTTGAAGGACAAGTTGAGCTGCCGCAGCGACGGACAGACGGCCGTCGCATCCAAAGCGAGGTGCGGGCCTACGCAGTTGCGTGAGACGTTGAGCGTGGCGAGCGACGGCAAGGCGAGGAGCTCCGCCGGAAGCGACTGAAGCTGGTTGCCCTGCAGGTCCAATCGGGTCAGGCTGCTCAAACTCTACACCGAGAGACACAGTTGTGAAGACAAGCCAGTTAATAAAACCAAAGATTTGGTAGAAATTGAATAGTTTTAACGTCACCTGACAGAGCGCAGGTGGAAACTCCAGAAGGACATTGTGGCTCAGGTCCAGT is part of the Syngnathus acus chromosome 6, fSynAcu1.2, whole genome shotgun sequence genome and encodes:
- the lrrk2 gene encoding leucine-rich repeat serine/threonine-protein kinase 2, yielding MRHAPRCGDSQQPPVRPLLPAGQAAVAARPVGASPRGCHDLTARGSFDEMDNKEELEERLRKLLVRLKSPQEDRQLCTLIQILQDLLFLSRTDHACQLFADKDIQEPLMAALLSHMESRGVQQVGWSLLCQLLEIRPSMLEELNTPHLQILRVLSQYLSDCRVTTVALRCLALLLRSDAIALLLLEEVEEDVFGLVVQAMKSFASNEEVQLQGCRALRALLHRVRDEHLVAFVENQDHVAVLAALHGFPGNPELLLQAMKVLLPLSRPSSNVEMLMSGSARCYSALISAMDAFPQNEELQETACCLFRRFTSESYYNILVLNGVARVAVRACQTFPHNATLQAAALSCLADLTSSMVESRAAAEQGLEDGEAEENRGGASGHLDLDLGWMGLCCTALDLHAADSHVQEAACWAIHSLLVHGAARSQPEEEQDDRTPVHRQLMAAMLLHSSSPRVFQAATSAIATLVTRNPKMRSTLLSSGLHVNVAEMMKRHPASVRVSVNACRLLGLLFRGRTAGLDELNMAVGQILSVMKVHNFQPEVQLEALRASLVFLCPDRSLREHGSSVADPDMADVSLKVLKNQCVVEGAHTVYLEVLNRFIRCPNIQLCGFKVLASLADCSGAVDLLCQQGAIDTVLHTLQMFPQDREIHYWGLTLLSYLVSKKKLSRMIVPVLASVLVASLGEYKEDYDLLLKCFQVALRMLDACSGSAVELQREDFDRQIFQHLRDSDVPEHGKNPLRRSACLALSKMCANSELHYRMLEKACEDGDTVMAECLIELGADVNRKTKTESLIYQVCEKGGPLELVELLLSQGAHEQHLRRALAVSVKRADGPMVIQLLGRLGLDLNNNALCLGGFRLGRLDAAWLCPLLAQRGRAHSLRYSTSKGASLARYILSLQRSRTLGAPLKSPGEPCLTSGYMSDESDDSSFSFFSMDEGLFLDDMESDGSDSLTGVSLKPHNNSTEELRGSSFKRNHGRRRHASAESGPIDGEHNEHAHRRYGRHQKTFGSLESSLVLPKEKEKIHLLDLSGNELDCLLCLMDHGPVQQQLAHLLRLDLSHNVLLEFPPALCQSLSSLTRLDLQGNQLQSLPAELLALPSLATLNVSRNCVGPHLALDATAVCPSLRQLNLSFNKLTTFPHQIGRAAEHLEELLMEGNNVTELSVPPSNLPELKLLDVSKNGVTNISSSFLTGCPKLEIFNASSNKIGFLEQLPPKLITLKLANNNFAGVSDAILRLPTLRSVDMRTNQIAVLPGPGSWVSSNLRELMFSHNLIGELDLSGPVHKWTRLEKLHLSDNNLVEIPPQVGLLEGLTSLDVSRNSGLRSFPDEMGRLGRLWDLPLDGLRLQMDLKLIGSKTKDIVRFLQQRLKKAVPYYRMKLIVVGNAGSGKSSLIHKLMKIKRSQQSSFKRTAGASVDVRDWTIRERDKKKMVLNVWDFSGGDEVCGSQAHFLSSRALYLVVHDLSRGAQQLDALKPWLFNIKAVAPLSPVILVGTHIDVSDDVAFQACFNKIREELLKHQGFPTIQDYFTVSACEDSDTLVRLRKAIAKEATDFKIQGQPVMGQLVPDSYVELERRLLQERNRVPKEFPVLMRQQLLDLIQESQLPLEEAELPHAIHFLSQAGVLLHFDDPTLQLQELYFIDPQWLCNVLSQKLTLKDGWKHRQGVLQRSAMENFLLETKCFPASRAVHYLKLLEKFLIALPFGQDQLLVPSSLAKDKPSIELPHCENSELIVREYEMPYFPADFWSRQIVRLLEVSAYLLYGREKARPPEKVCWNRGVHLSWSIEVYCLVEAAREDVSSVLRITVPCSRKGRVLLGQVVDQVDSLLEEWFPGLLSTDVHGSGEALLKKWALYSFQDGHEWSKMLLEDLFAHFDQDFLLVNPEDPHCTIPISQVAPDVVLSDQPAGTTLDSDELHVDLSKANLLGDGGFGTVYRGIYKNEEVAVKLFNKHASELYIYRLLRQELVVLGRLRHPSLVGLLAAGSSPHILVMELAMRGSLDSLFQHKKGSLNRKLRHRIALHVADGLRYLHSAMIIYRDLKPHNVLLFNLKTDADVIAKITDYGIAQYCCSMGVRSSEGTPGFRAPEVTRGNVTYNQQADVFSFGLLLYDLLTGGERICDGVKFPSEFDEVAVQGKLPDPVKHYGCTPWPDFQALMKDCLKVNPHDRPTSAQVFARLNSGEMLCLMREMPLARHVHAECVTVSGATAWLGGGSSTQRTGTVTSVDLGGNQVTTQEIDSSPVLCLVTVQIPGETSDWLVAGTQSGSLVVLSGENASTWYRLNNVTDAVTSLYFHVNPPRLQRKNYLLVGTADGLLTIYEDSALKEFGQPVKSLVLGTVNTPVVCLCSSSYSLDGRCVWAGCGTRILSFGADYGVSRNMDTRNAVTLPHQPRGEASVWRMAVDKYVYLSKAGMATVEVWDKRSERMMDCIDCAQMIRRGSDGGGEAVEPADGSPSWARWAEVKSLLVGQSTATLWVGTRGGHLLLLDLGNKHHTLRVIPPRCHSLRCIASAFIEIQNWKNVVLVLGRRLPQDKSEWDAQSVLMVWNSTMPSEVKDLKKHLERRENIAARMREQLHSHD